A section of the Burkholderia mallei ATCC 23344 genome encodes:
- the fba gene encoding class II fructose-bisphosphate aldolase (catalyzes the reversible aldol condensation of dihydroxyacetonephosphate and glyceraldehyde 3-phosphate in the Calvin cycle, glycolysis, and/or gluconeogenesis) → MPLVSMRQLLDHAAENGYGLPAFNVNNLEQVQAIMAAADEVGAPVIMQASAGARKYAGEAFLRHLIEAAVESYPHIPVVMHQDHGQSPAVCMAAIRSGFTSVMMDGSLEADGKTVASYEYNVDVSRKVVEMAHSIGVTVEAELGVLGSLETMKGDKEDGHGAEGTMTREQLLTDPEQAADFVKLTQCDALAIAIGTSHGAYKFTKKPTGDILSIQRIKEIHARIPNTHLVMHGSSSVPQDLLAEIREFGGDMKETYGVPVEEIQEGIKHGVRKVNIDTDLRLAITGAIRRYMFENPGKFDPRDYLKPAREAAKKICVARYLAFGCEGQAAKIKPVPLEKIAEKYKAGDLAQVVR, encoded by the coding sequence GGCGATCATGGCGGCCGCCGACGAAGTCGGCGCGCCCGTGATCATGCAGGCATCGGCGGGCGCCCGGAAGTACGCGGGCGAGGCGTTCCTGCGCCACCTGATCGAGGCGGCGGTGGAATCGTACCCGCACATTCCCGTCGTGATGCACCAGGATCACGGCCAGTCGCCCGCCGTGTGCATGGCGGCGATCCGCAGCGGCTTCACGAGCGTGATGATGGACGGCTCGCTCGAGGCCGACGGCAAGACGGTCGCATCGTACGAATACAATGTCGACGTGTCCCGCAAGGTCGTCGAGATGGCGCACTCGATCGGCGTGACGGTCGAGGCCGAGCTCGGCGTGCTCGGCTCGCTCGAGACGATGAAGGGCGACAAGGAAGACGGCCACGGCGCCGAAGGCACGATGACGCGCGAGCAACTGCTGACGGACCCCGAGCAGGCCGCCGACTTCGTCAAGCTCACGCAGTGCGACGCGCTCGCGATCGCGATCGGCACGTCGCACGGTGCGTACAAGTTCACGAAGAAGCCGACGGGCGACATCCTGTCGATCCAGCGGATCAAGGAGATTCACGCGCGCATTCCGAACACCCACCTCGTGATGCACGGGTCGTCGTCGGTGCCGCAGGATCTGCTCGCGGAAATCCGCGAATTCGGCGGCGACATGAAGGAAACCTACGGCGTGCCCGTCGAGGAAATCCAGGAAGGCATCAAGCACGGCGTGCGCAAGGTCAACATCGACACCGACCTGCGTCTCGCGATCACGGGCGCGATCCGCCGCTACATGTTCGAGAATCCGGGCAAGTTCGATCCGCGCGATTACCTGAAGCCCGCGCGCGAAGCGGCGAAGAAGATCTGCGTCGCGCGCTATCTGGCGTTCGGCTGCGAGGGCCAGGCGGCGAAGATCAAGCCGGTGCCGCTCGAGAAGATCGCCGAGAAGTACAAGGCGGGCGACCTCGCGCAAGTGGTGCGTTGA
- a CDS encoding SGNH/GDSL hydrolase family protein: MNPLQRQQQPAGAARRRFWRGAQVALASAAFALLAACGGGDDNGSSQPSAGVNMQVVSFGDSLSDVGTYSPQILIGFGGGRFTTNPGQVWTQDVAAYYGDTLTPAFEGGFGVPLQAAGGLGYAQGGSRVTQQPGIGHADASVANADYAQATTVPVATQVQQYLQQHGSFNANQIVLVNGGANDIFYQVQVAQAQGNTPAAQLAAAQQIGLAAQQLAGVVQQIVAAGATHVFVSNVPDIGGTPLAASTGQQAALTQLSTIFNSTLVAALKALNVDPAKAVLIDAFTWQDGIAANYQGNGFSVANTGTACNLQSMIAAATKAGVANPTAFGSSLFCSPQMYTVANADQTYMFADTVHPTTRLHALFAQYVEQQIAKTGVGK, from the coding sequence ATGAATCCGCTGCAACGACAACAACAACCCGCCGGCGCCGCGCGCCGCCGCTTCTGGCGCGGCGCGCAGGTCGCGCTCGCGAGCGCCGCGTTCGCGCTGCTCGCCGCCTGCGGCGGCGGCGACGACAACGGCTCGTCGCAGCCGAGCGCCGGCGTGAACATGCAGGTCGTGTCCTTCGGCGACAGCCTGTCGGACGTCGGCACGTATTCGCCGCAGATCCTGATCGGCTTCGGCGGCGGGCGCTTCACGACGAATCCGGGCCAGGTATGGACGCAGGACGTCGCCGCCTACTACGGCGACACGCTCACCCCGGCGTTCGAAGGCGGCTTCGGCGTGCCGCTGCAGGCGGCGGGCGGCCTGGGCTACGCGCAGGGCGGCTCGCGCGTCACGCAGCAGCCGGGCATCGGCCACGCGGACGCGAGCGTCGCGAACGCCGACTACGCGCAGGCGACGACCGTGCCCGTCGCGACGCAGGTGCAGCAATACCTGCAGCAGCACGGCAGCTTCAACGCGAATCAGATCGTGCTCGTCAACGGCGGCGCGAACGACATCTTCTATCAGGTGCAGGTCGCGCAGGCTCAGGGCAATACGCCCGCCGCGCAGCTCGCCGCCGCGCAGCAGATCGGCCTCGCCGCGCAGCAGCTCGCGGGCGTCGTCCAGCAGATCGTCGCGGCGGGCGCGACGCACGTGTTCGTATCGAACGTGCCGGACATCGGCGGCACGCCGCTCGCGGCGTCGACGGGCCAGCAGGCCGCGCTCACGCAGTTGTCGACGATCTTCAACAGCACGCTCGTCGCGGCGCTGAAGGCGCTGAACGTCGATCCCGCGAAGGCCGTGCTGATCGACGCATTCACGTGGCAGGACGGCATCGCCGCGAACTACCAGGGCAACGGCTTCTCGGTGGCGAACACGGGCACCGCGTGCAACCTGCAATCGATGATCGCCGCCGCGACGAAGGCGGGGGTCGCGAACCCGACCGCGTTCGGCTCGTCGCTGTTCTGCTCGCCGCAGATGTACACGGTCGCGAACGCGGACCAGACGTACATGTTCGCCGACACGGTCCACCCGACGACGCGCCTGCACGCGCTCTTCGCGCAATACGTCGAGCAGCAGATCGCGAAAACGGGCGTCGGCAAGTAA
- a CDS encoding 5-(carboxyamino)imidazole ribonucleotide synthase produces MTALPTPNSPILPGAWLGMVGGGQLGRMFCFAAQAMGYRVAVLDPDPTSPAGAVADKHLRAAYDDEAALAELAQLCDAVSTEFENVPAASLELLAQSTFVAPAGRCVAIAQDRIAEKRFIAASGVPVAPHVVIESHAQLAALADADLAAVLPGILKTARLGYDGKGQVRVATVREARDAYASLGGVPCVLEKRLPLEYEVSALIARGANGASAVFPLAQNTHHGGILSLSVVPAPAASDALVREAQQAAVRIADSLGYVGVLCVEFFVLEDGSLFANEMAPRPHNSGHYTVDACETSQFEQQVRAMTRLPLGSTRQHSPAAMLNVLGDVWFANGVSGEPVTPPWDEVAAMPTARLHLYGKEEARAGRKMGHVNFTAATRDEAVAGATACARLLRIALD; encoded by the coding sequence ATGACTGCACTCCCCACTCCGAATTCCCCGATCCTGCCGGGCGCCTGGCTCGGCATGGTCGGCGGCGGCCAGCTCGGCCGCATGTTCTGCTTTGCCGCGCAAGCGATGGGCTACCGCGTCGCCGTGCTCGATCCCGATCCGACGAGCCCCGCGGGCGCCGTCGCCGACAAGCATCTGCGCGCCGCGTACGACGACGAGGCCGCGCTCGCCGAGCTCGCGCAATTGTGCGATGCCGTATCGACCGAATTCGAGAACGTGCCCGCCGCGAGCCTCGAGCTGCTCGCGCAATCGACGTTCGTCGCGCCGGCCGGCCGGTGCGTCGCGATCGCGCAGGACCGGATCGCCGAGAAACGATTCATCGCGGCGTCGGGCGTGCCCGTCGCGCCGCACGTCGTGATCGAATCGCACGCGCAGCTCGCCGCGCTCGCCGATGCGGACCTCGCCGCGGTGCTGCCCGGCATCCTGAAGACCGCGCGTCTCGGTTACGACGGCAAGGGGCAGGTGCGTGTCGCGACGGTGCGCGAGGCGCGCGACGCGTACGCGTCGCTCGGCGGCGTGCCTTGCGTGCTCGAGAAGCGCCTGCCGCTCGAATACGAGGTGTCGGCGCTGATCGCGCGCGGCGCGAACGGCGCGTCGGCGGTGTTTCCGCTCGCGCAGAACACGCACCACGGCGGCATCCTGTCGCTGAGCGTCGTGCCTGCGCCCGCCGCGAGCGATGCGCTCGTGCGCGAAGCGCAGCAGGCGGCCGTGCGGATCGCCGATTCGCTCGGCTACGTCGGCGTGCTGTGCGTCGAGTTCTTCGTGCTCGAAGACGGCTCGCTCTTCGCGAACGAAATGGCGCCGCGCCCGCACAACTCCGGCCATTACACGGTCGACGCGTGCGAGACGAGCCAGTTCGAGCAGCAGGTGCGCGCGATGACGCGGCTGCCGCTCGGCAGCACGCGCCAGCATTCGCCCGCCGCGATGCTCAACGTGCTCGGCGACGTGTGGTTCGCGAACGGCGTGTCGGGTGAGCCCGTCACGCCGCCGTGGGACGAGGTCGCCGCGATGCCGACCGCGCGGCTGCATCTGTACGGCAAGGAAGAGGCGCGCGCCGGCCGCAAGATGGGCCATGTGAACTTCACCGCGGCGACGCGCGACGAAGCGGTCGCCGGCGCGACCGCGTGCGCGCGGCTGTTGCGCATTGCGCTCGACTGA
- the dacB gene encoding D-alanyl-D-alanine carboxypeptidase/D-alanyl-D-alanine endopeptidase, with protein MNHHACRIAASPSPPPPAAVRARRTLARGAMLVAACAALAFAAPADARRKPKPPRYPAAVSAARNVLPASVLVALQRARVPASSLSVVVERIGDRTPAVAWNASRPMQPASTMKLVTTYAGLSLLGADYRWRTSAYADGDVDENGTLHGTLYIKGTGDPKLVPEELIDLVNKIRRAGIVNVDGALVLDKTFFAPQTRDLPPLDDDASAPYNVGPDPLLYAFKALSFTVTPTDSGAIAVDVVPALANLNVDNRLVEGQGSCDAARPTLVTDANGELTASFAGDYPPSCGPTTTNLAVLNHSTFFARGFLALWRQTGGSFSGTIAEGKVPGRARPVASHHGPVLSSVVHDINKFSNNVMARNLFLTIGAVEHRPPATPAQSADTIRAFLAHSGLPTDGLALENGSGLSRDERVSALGLADMLQAANASPVAQAFVDSLPIAGVDGTMRNRLTNAPVGGNAHIKTGTLRDVRAIAGYVASADGSSYVVVSFINDDRASAARAAHDALLEWVYEGPR; from the coding sequence ATGAATCACCACGCCTGCCGCATCGCCGCCTCGCCAAGTCCGCCCCCGCCCGCCGCCGTCCGTGCGCGGCGCACGCTCGCGCGCGGCGCGATGCTCGTCGCCGCGTGCGCCGCGCTCGCGTTCGCCGCGCCCGCCGACGCCCGCAGGAAACCGAAGCCCCCCCGCTATCCGGCCGCGGTGTCGGCCGCGCGCAACGTGCTGCCCGCCTCGGTGCTCGTCGCGCTGCAGCGCGCGCGCGTGCCGGCGTCGAGCCTGAGCGTCGTCGTCGAGCGGATCGGCGATCGCACGCCCGCCGTCGCATGGAACGCGAGCCGGCCGATGCAGCCCGCCTCGACGATGAAACTCGTGACCACCTACGCGGGGCTGTCGCTGCTCGGCGCCGATTATCGCTGGCGTACGAGCGCGTACGCCGACGGCGACGTCGACGAGAACGGCACGCTGCACGGCACGCTGTACATCAAGGGCACCGGAGACCCGAAGCTCGTGCCGGAGGAACTGATCGACCTCGTCAACAAGATCCGCCGCGCGGGAATCGTCAACGTCGACGGCGCGCTCGTGCTCGACAAGACCTTCTTCGCGCCGCAGACGCGCGACCTGCCGCCGCTCGACGACGACGCGAGCGCCCCGTACAACGTCGGCCCCGACCCGCTGCTCTACGCGTTCAAGGCGCTGTCGTTTACGGTGACGCCGACCGACAGCGGCGCGATCGCAGTCGACGTCGTGCCGGCGCTCGCGAACCTGAACGTCGACAACCGGCTCGTCGAGGGACAGGGCTCGTGCGACGCGGCGCGCCCGACGCTCGTGACCGATGCGAACGGCGAGCTCACCGCGTCGTTCGCGGGCGACTATCCGCCGAGCTGCGGCCCGACGACGACCAATCTCGCGGTGCTGAACCATTCCACGTTCTTCGCGCGCGGCTTTCTCGCGCTGTGGCGGCAGACGGGCGGCTCGTTCTCGGGGACGATCGCCGAGGGCAAGGTGCCGGGCCGCGCGCGGCCCGTTGCGTCGCACCACGGCCCGGTGCTGTCGAGCGTCGTGCACGACATCAACAAGTTCAGCAACAACGTGATGGCGCGCAACCTGTTCCTCACGATCGGCGCGGTCGAGCACCGGCCGCCCGCGACGCCCGCGCAGTCGGCCGACACGATCCGCGCGTTCCTCGCGCACAGCGGGCTGCCCACCGACGGGCTCGCGCTCGAGAACGGCTCGGGGCTGTCGCGCGACGAGCGCGTGAGCGCGCTCGGGCTCGCCGACATGCTGCAGGCGGCCAACGCGAGCCCCGTCGCGCAGGCGTTCGTCGATTCGCTGCCGATCGCGGGTGTCGACGGCACGATGCGGAACCGGCTGACGAACGCACCCGTCGGCGGCAACGCGCACATCAAGACGGGCACGCTGCGCGACGTGCGCGCGATCGCGGGCTACGTCGCATCGGCGGACGGCTCGAGCTATGTCGTCGTCAGCTTCATCAACGACGATCGCGCGTCGGCCGCGCGCGCGGCGCACGACGCGCTGCTCGAATGGGTGTACGAAGGGCCACGCTGA
- a CDS encoding L-threonylcarbamoyladenylate synthase gives MSNDRPFPSAEAIEDAAARLDAGELVAFPTETVYGLGADAQNPAAVARIYAAKGRPANHPVIVHLAPGSDPGYWVEALPADAKKLIDAFWPGPLTLILKRATHIPDAVSGGQDSVGLRCPSHPVAQALLRAFDARRGGHGGVAAPSANRFGHVSPTTAQHVRDEFGDAVHVLDGGPSDVGIESTILDLSRGFPALLRPGHVSPRQIADVLGVAPRLPDGSDATAPRASGTLKAHYAPRTPLALAAFERLEPLLAAARDTGEPVALVARASRAGAWAHAAGVHFVAAPEDPAAYARELYGLLRALDRAQVARILVEKLPDTAEWTAVNDRLGRAAAAFDAQA, from the coding sequence ATGTCGAACGATCGACCCTTCCCGAGCGCCGAGGCCATCGAGGACGCGGCCGCGCGGCTCGATGCGGGCGAGCTCGTCGCGTTTCCGACCGAGACCGTCTACGGGCTCGGCGCCGACGCGCAGAACCCGGCCGCCGTCGCGCGCATCTACGCGGCGAAAGGGCGGCCGGCGAACCATCCGGTGATCGTCCATCTCGCGCCGGGCAGCGATCCCGGTTATTGGGTCGAAGCGTTGCCCGCCGACGCGAAGAAGCTGATCGACGCGTTCTGGCCCGGCCCGCTCACGCTGATCCTGAAGCGCGCCACGCACATTCCGGACGCGGTGAGCGGCGGGCAGGACTCGGTCGGCTTGCGCTGTCCGTCGCATCCGGTCGCGCAGGCGCTGCTGCGCGCGTTCGACGCGCGGCGCGGCGGGCACGGCGGCGTCGCCGCGCCGTCGGCGAACCGCTTCGGCCACGTGAGCCCGACCACCGCGCAGCACGTGCGCGACGAGTTCGGCGATGCCGTCCATGTGCTCGATGGCGGCCCGTCCGACGTCGGCATCGAATCGACGATTCTCGATTTGTCGCGCGGCTTTCCGGCGCTGCTGCGCCCGGGCCATGTGAGCCCGCGGCAGATCGCCGACGTGCTTGGCGTCGCGCCGCGCCTGCCCGACGGCAGCGACGCAACCGCGCCGCGCGCGTCCGGCACGCTCAAGGCGCATTACGCGCCGCGCACGCCGCTTGCGCTCGCGGCGTTCGAGCGGCTCGAGCCGCTGCTCGCGGCCGCGCGCGACACGGGCGAACCGGTGGCGCTCGTCGCGCGCGCGTCGCGCGCCGGCGCGTGGGCGCATGCGGCGGGCGTGCATTTCGTCGCGGCGCCCGAGGATCCGGCGGCGTACGCGCGCGAGCTCTACGGGTTGCTGCGCGCGCTCGATCGCGCGCAGGTCGCGCGCATTCTCGTCGAGAAGCTGCCCGATACGGCCGAATGGACGGCGGTAAACGACCGGCTCGGCCGCGCGGCGGCGGCGTTCGACGCGCAGGCGTGA
- a CDS encoding ATP-binding protein, which yields MRSIRHQLLIWLLAIVVAGVGLAGWMIYRQALAAANELFDYQLQQIAAALPSEPFSQVLGSQTNGDEGIVIQIWNRNGVLMYFSHPRAPIAPRAELGFSTERTERGAWRVYGAIVGDNVVQLAQPLSVRNRLAASVALRTLWPLIVLLPFLGAAVWMIVGRGLAPLQRVTRAVEARRPEALDPLPDSPLPLEVRPLVRALNGLLARLSAALDTQKAFVADAAHELRTPLAAVQIQAQLVARAQDDVSRREAIVDLQSGVTRATRLAEQLLALARAEPGDATVRERVDLRAIVEECVAAHAPLAQRRDIDLGFERVEDASVDADPAALRVMFNNLLDNAVKYTPAGGRIDVSLTRGEGARACVQIGDSGPGIPAAERERVFDRFYRDTSARARTDVAGSGLGLAIVKRVAAQQRASVTLGEAAAGGLLVSVSLPCAGPA from the coding sequence GTGAGGTCGATTCGCCATCAATTGCTGATCTGGCTGCTCGCGATCGTCGTGGCCGGCGTGGGGCTCGCCGGCTGGATGATCTACCGGCAGGCGCTTGCCGCCGCCAACGAGCTGTTCGACTATCAGCTGCAGCAGATCGCGGCCGCGCTGCCGTCCGAGCCGTTCTCGCAGGTGCTCGGCTCGCAGACGAACGGCGACGAAGGGATCGTGATCCAGATCTGGAACCGCAACGGCGTGCTGATGTACTTCTCGCATCCGCGCGCGCCGATCGCCCCGCGCGCCGAGCTCGGCTTCTCGACCGAGCGCACCGAGCGCGGCGCGTGGCGCGTGTACGGCGCGATCGTCGGCGACAACGTCGTGCAGCTCGCGCAGCCGCTATCGGTGCGCAACCGGCTCGCCGCGAGCGTCGCGCTGCGCACGCTCTGGCCGCTCATCGTGCTGCTGCCCTTCCTCGGCGCGGCCGTCTGGATGATCGTCGGGCGCGGGCTCGCGCCGCTGCAGCGCGTGACCCGCGCAGTCGAGGCACGCCGGCCCGAGGCGCTCGATCCGCTGCCCGATTCGCCGCTGCCGCTCGAGGTGCGTCCGCTCGTGCGCGCGCTCAACGGGCTGCTTGCACGGCTGTCGGCCGCGCTCGACACGCAAAAGGCGTTCGTCGCGGACGCCGCGCACGAGCTGCGCACGCCGCTTGCCGCCGTGCAGATTCAAGCGCAACTCGTCGCGCGTGCGCAGGACGACGTGTCGCGCCGCGAGGCGATCGTCGATCTGCAAAGCGGCGTCACGCGCGCGACGCGCCTCGCCGAGCAGTTGCTCGCGCTCGCGCGCGCCGAACCCGGCGACGCGACGGTGCGCGAGCGCGTCGATCTGCGCGCGATCGTCGAAGAGTGCGTCGCCGCACACGCGCCGCTCGCGCAGCGGCGCGACATCGATCTGGGCTTCGAGCGGGTCGAGGACGCGAGCGTGGACGCCGATCCCGCCGCGTTGCGCGTGATGTTCAACAACCTGCTCGACAACGCGGTGAAGTACACGCCGGCGGGCGGGCGCATCGACGTGTCGCTCACGCGCGGCGAAGGCGCGCGCGCGTGCGTGCAGATAGGCGACAGCGGCCCCGGCATCCCGGCCGCCGAGCGCGAGCGCGTATTCGATCGTTTCTACCGCGACACGTCCGCGCGGGCGCGCACCGACGTCGCGGGCAGCGGCCTCGGGCTCGCGATCGTCAAGCGGGTGGCCGCGCAGCAGCGCGCGAGCGTGACGCTCGGCGAGGCGGCGGCGGGCGGGCTGCTCGTCAGCGTCTCGCTGCCGTGCGCCGGCCCCGCGTGA
- the purE gene encoding 5-(carboxyamino)imidazole ribonucleotide mutase: MSEVQTAHTHSAPLVGVLMGSSSDWDVMKHAVAILQEFDVPYEARVVSAHRMPDEMFDYAQQARERGLRAIIAGAGGAAHLPGMLAAKTTVPVLGVPVASKYLKGVDSLHSIVQMPKGVPVATFAIGEAGAANAALFAVSILSGTSADYANRLAAFRVRQNEAAHAMALPPL; the protein is encoded by the coding sequence ATGAGCGAAGTCCAGACCGCCCACACGCACAGCGCGCCGCTCGTCGGCGTGCTGATGGGTTCCAGCTCCGACTGGGACGTGATGAAGCATGCCGTCGCGATTCTGCAGGAATTCGACGTGCCGTACGAGGCGAGGGTCGTGTCCGCGCACCGGATGCCCGACGAGATGTTCGACTACGCGCAGCAGGCGCGCGAGCGCGGCCTGCGCGCGATCATCGCGGGCGCGGGCGGCGCCGCGCACCTGCCCGGCATGCTCGCCGCGAAGACGACGGTGCCCGTGCTCGGCGTGCCCGTCGCGAGCAAGTACCTGAAGGGCGTCGATTCGCTGCACTCGATCGTGCAGATGCCGAAGGGCGTGCCCGTGGCGACGTTCGCGATCGGCGAGGCCGGCGCGGCGAACGCGGCGCTCTTCGCGGTGTCGATCCTGTCCGGCACGTCGGCCGACTATGCGAACCGGCTCGCCGCGTTCCGCGTGCGGCAGAACGAGGCCGCGCACGCGATGGCGCTGCCGCCGCTGTGA
- a CDS encoding response regulator: MRILLVEDDRMIAEGVRKALKADGCAVDWVQDGDAALTALGGEAYDLLLLDLGLPKRDGIDVLRTLRARGLALPVLILTARDAVADRVKGLDAGADDYLVKPFDLDELAARMRALIRRQSGRSESMIRHGALTLDPASHQVTLDGAPVALSAREFALLEALLARPGAVLSKSQLEEKMYGWGEEIGSNTVEVYIHALRKKLGSDLIRNVRGLGYMVVKEA, encoded by the coding sequence ATGCGGATATTGCTGGTTGAAGACGATCGGATGATCGCCGAAGGCGTGCGCAAGGCGCTGAAGGCCGACGGCTGCGCGGTCGACTGGGTGCAGGACGGCGACGCGGCGCTCACCGCGCTCGGCGGCGAGGCGTACGATCTGCTGCTGCTCGATCTCGGGCTGCCCAAGCGCGACGGCATCGACGTGCTGCGCACGCTGCGCGCGCGCGGGCTCGCGCTGCCGGTGCTGATCCTCACCGCGCGCGATGCGGTCGCCGATCGCGTGAAGGGCCTCGACGCGGGCGCCGACGACTATCTCGTCAAGCCGTTCGATCTCGACGAGCTCGCCGCGCGGATGCGCGCGCTGATCCGCCGCCAGTCGGGGCGCAGCGAATCGATGATCCGGCACGGCGCGCTGACGCTCGATCCGGCGTCGCATCAGGTGACGCTCGACGGGGCGCCCGTCGCGCTGTCGGCGCGCGAGTTCGCGCTGCTCGAAGCGCTGCTCGCGCGTCCGGGCGCGGTGCTGTCGAAGAGCCAGCTCGAGGAGAAGATGTACGGCTGGGGCGAGGAGATCGGCAGCAACACCGTCGAGGTCTATATCCACGCGCTGCGCAAGAAGCTCGGCTCGGACCTGATCCGCAACGTCCGCGGCCTCGGCTACATGGTCGTGAAGGAAGCGTAG
- a CDS encoding phosphoribosylaminoimidazolesuccinocarboxamide synthase, whose product MSTLYESTLRSLPLLGRGKVRDNYALGNDKLLIVTTDRLSAFDVIMGEPIPNKGRVLNQMANFWFDRLAHIVPNHLTGVAPETVVAADEVEQVKGRAVVVKRLEPILVEAVVRGYLAGSGWKDYQATGKVCGVELPAGLSNAQKLPEPIFTPAAKAEMGHHDENISFEETERRIGTELAATIRDISIRLYKEAADYAATRGIIIADTKFEFGLDEHGELFLMDEALTADSSRFWPADEYRVGTNPPSFDKQFVRDWLEAQNWNKAPPAPKLPDDVVAKTSAKYQEALERITGKTLD is encoded by the coding sequence ATGTCTACCCTTTACGAATCCACGCTGCGCTCGCTGCCGCTCCTCGGTCGCGGCAAGGTCCGCGACAACTACGCGCTCGGCAACGACAAGCTCCTGATCGTCACGACCGATCGCCTGTCGGCGTTCGACGTCATCATGGGCGAGCCGATTCCGAACAAGGGCCGCGTGCTGAACCAGATGGCGAACTTCTGGTTCGACAGGCTCGCGCACATCGTCCCGAATCATCTGACGGGCGTCGCGCCCGAGACGGTCGTCGCCGCCGACGAGGTCGAGCAGGTGAAGGGGCGCGCGGTCGTCGTCAAGCGGCTCGAGCCGATCCTCGTCGAGGCGGTCGTGCGCGGCTATCTGGCGGGCAGCGGCTGGAAGGACTACCAGGCGACGGGCAAGGTGTGCGGCGTCGAGCTGCCGGCCGGCCTGTCGAACGCGCAGAAGCTCCCCGAGCCGATCTTCACGCCCGCCGCGAAGGCCGAGATGGGCCATCACGACGAGAACATCTCGTTCGAGGAAACCGAGCGGCGCATCGGCACCGAGCTCGCCGCGACGATTCGCGACATCTCGATCAGGCTGTACAAGGAAGCGGCCGATTACGCGGCGACGCGCGGCATCATCATCGCCGACACGAAGTTCGAGTTCGGCCTCGACGAGCACGGCGAGCTGTTCCTGATGGACGAGGCGTTGACGGCCGATTCGTCGCGCTTCTGGCCGGCGGACGAATACCGGGTCGGCACGAACCCGCCGTCGTTCGACAAGCAGTTCGTCCGCGACTGGCTCGAGGCGCAGAACTGGAACAAGGCGCCGCCCGCGCCGAAGCTGCCCGACGATGTGGTCGCGAAGACGAGCGCGAAGTATCAGGAAGCGCTCGAGCGCATCACGGGCAAGACGCTCGACTGA